The Pectobacterium wasabiae CFBP 3304 DNA segment CGTCGCTATGTCTATAACAGCAGTTGGCTGTATAGCATCCGCATCCTTATTGCACTCAGTGGCGCAGCGGCCGTTCCCTGGTGGCTAGGTCAGCCAACCTCGACGATTCCGGTCACACTGGGGGTTGTCGCCGCGGCCCTTACCGACCTCGACGATCGCCTCTCCGGGCGTTTACGTAATTTGTTTATTACGTTGTCCTGTTTTTTTGTTGCTTCCGTTTCGATCGAATTGCTTTTTCCCTATCCCTGGTTGTTTGGCATTGGTCTGGCGGTATCAACCTGTGGCTTTATCCTGCTTGGTGCATTGGGGCAGCGCTATGCAACGATCGCATTCGGCGCACTGCTGATCGCGATTTACACCATGCTGGGGATATCCCTTTACGACAACTGGTATCAGCAGCCCATCATGCTGTTAATCGGAGCCTCTTGGTACAATCTGCTGACACTGCTCGGCCATCTGATATTCCCGATTCGCCCGTTACAGGACAATCTCGCGCAGTGTTATCAGCAGTTGTCTCGCTATCTGGATGCAAAAGCCAATCTATTCGATCCCGATATTGAAGAAGACACCAACAAACCCTTGATTGATGTCGCGATGGCAAACAGCCAATTGGTTGCAACACTCAACCAAACCAAATCATCATTGTTAACGCGCCTGCGTGGCGATCGCGGACAGCGCGGAACACGCCAAACGCTGCACTACTATTTTGTCGCTCAGGATATTCACGAACGAGCCAGCTCGTCGCATGTTTACTATCCGCAATTGCGTGAAAAACTACGCTACAGCGATGTCTTATTTCGCTTTCAACGTCTGCTGAGTATGCAGGCCAAAGCCTGTCAGCAGCTATCGCAATCCATTCTGCTGCACCAAAAATATCAGCACGATAGCCGTATTGAGCGGGCTTTTGTGCATCTTGAATCCGCTATTGCGCGTATCGCAGCCAATAAAATGGCGGATTCCGCACAAATTAAGGCGCTCACCTATCTATTGAACAATTTGCGTGCCATTGATGCTCAGTTGGCGACCATCGAATCCGAGCAGGCCATTGAGCAAGAAAACAATCCGGAAAACACGCTGGCAGATGACAACATAACGGGTTGGAGCGATATCCGCTTACGCATTAGCCGGCACCTAACACCTCAATCAGCGCTGTTTCGTCATGCCATCCGTATGTCCGTGCTGCTTTGTAGCGGCTACGCGTTGATTCAAATAACGGGCTTGCAGCATGGATACTGGATTCTGCTGACCAGCTTGTTCGTTTGTCAGCCCAACTATAACGCCACTCGACGACGACTGACGTTGAGGGTTATCGGGACATTGACCGGTATTTTAATCGGCCTCCCCATCCTATACTTCGTCCCTTCGCAGGAAGGACAACTCACGCTGATCGTCATTAGCGGCGTACTGTTTTTCGCCTTTCGTAACGTGCAGTACGCGCACGCAACCATGTTTATTACACTGCTTGTCCTGCTCTGTTTCAATCTGCTGGGCGAAGGCTTTGAAGTCGCGGTACCGCGTATTATTGATACACTACTCGGATGTGCCATCGCGTGGGCGGCAGTAAGCTTTATCTGGCCAGACTGGCGTTTCCGGGGCCTGCCGACCGTTATCAATAAAACATTAAATGCCAACTGTCGCTACCTTGATGCGATCATGGTTCAATATCATCAGGGGAAAGATAATAGCTTGCCTTATCGCATTGCCCGCCGTGATGCACATAATTGCGATGCAGAATTGGCATCGGTTGTGTCAAATATGTCCTCAGAACCTCACACCACCAGAAACAAACTGGACAACGCATTCCGCTTCATGTGCCTGAATCATACGTTATTAAGTTATATCTCAACGCTCGGCGCACACCGTGGAAAAATTACATCATCGGAAACGCTACAATGTCTGGATGATGCCGTGTGTCATGTTGATGACGCGCTACACTGCCGCGAAGAGGAAAGTTTACGTATCAATCAGGGATTGGAAACTATAGCCACCAGCATTCAATCCCTTTCACTCGAATCAGACAGTAAAGAGTCATTAGTGATTCAGCAAATCGGCTTGCTGATCGGCCTCTTACCCGAACTCGTACAGCTAAAAAATGACATGATTGCACAGTAAAACAGAGGGGAAACTCTTAGTGTTTTGGCCCTTTGGAAACCGCATTATTCTTATACCACTCCAAAAGTTCATTACGAACGCTGTGGGGGAGTGCTGCCTGATGCGTGCCACAAATTGCGCCAGCCAGCGCCAATAGCACGTTAACGCTTAGATTAGCGCGAACCTTTCGCAACTCAAGATAGCTATCTTTTGCGCCATAATGCTGTAATTCATCGATATTTTTTATGCCCGCTTTCCACAGCAAACGCTCAATATCGTGATTAAGATTCGGAAGATCCTTTAACCGCCCGCTCGAATTTTTGACTATTTGATCATACTGCGCCCCCATCAACGCCAGTCGGGCAAAAGCCAATAACTGCACCGGTTCTTGCCATAGTACTTCATCGACAAGGAAGTAGTTCAGCGGTAGCGGCATACCGCGTTTGGTATAAATCAGGTGCGGCATATCACGCTGCTGAAAATATTTTTCATCTTTTTTACTGGCGCGAAGATAAAGTTCCCCCTCAGACACCAGCCCAAAAATCGTTTTATTTGCCGCGATACTGTAGCCGCCAAATTGGGAACGCGAAGTGATGTCCCCTAAAGATGAAAAAGAATGCTGAGATTGCAAAATCCTTTTTTTGCATGATTGCTTCATTGCCATAATCCTTAGTATTGAAATGATCTCTTCCTGAACAGTTAAAATATTTGTAGCAGGAACAAATAATTAACCACACCTCCGAGGGGGCTTCAAACAGTAAATGTGTTTACTATCTCTTGCATAAAGAATATGCGAAGCGCTTTCAAAAAATCAGGTTGATTTTCACGCACACAGCAGTTACTGTACATCCATACAGTAACACTATGGGTGGAACTCATTATGCGTACGCAATCAATCAGCTCTCACAACGTCCAGTCATCATCGTTTTCTACCAATCAACACACAGTAAAACCTTCGGTTGCCACGGGCGGTATTATCAGCGAAGTCGTGTACAACGCCGATCAGCCCATAGTCACACACCTGTTACTACCACTCTTACAACAGCTAGGCGCACAGTCTCGCTGGCTACTATGGCTTTCTCCTCAGCAAAAATTGAGTCGCCCTTGGGTACAGCAATCTGGATTGCCGCTGGATAAAATAGTGCAACTCAACCATATCAACCCCTTGTTTACCGTTGATGCCATGGAGAGAGCGCTACTGACAGGAAATTACAGTGCCGTTTTGTGTTGGTTGCCGCACGAATTGACGGAAGAAGAGAAAGTTCGGTTACAGGGCGCCGCACAGGCAGGAAATACATACGGCTTTATTATGCGCCCAGAAAATGCCAGCGGGGACGCCTATAGACTGTTTCCCAGCCTTAAAATTCATTCGACATTGTATCATTAAGTAAATTAAGATTTTTCTCAGCTCAATTACGTTATATGTCCAGTAGATCGCCGCGAAGCGGTATTCTGCGGGCTTTTTGACTATATTTAATACATCCCCAAGGGATAAGATCTGTCAAAACCATCTACTATTTGTTAGCAAGTGTGTATGATTCGTGCGTTTTTCCTATGACGCAAGTCACATCATACTTGTAACTTTCTCATCACGTTGTAGACTTTAACTCGCTGGAGTTGCTCTTTTATAACGTCAGTTGACTGACAGTAAGTCATAAATAAGGGCAAAGTCTCCAACCAAAGGATTTTAACCAAAGGTTTATTAGCCCTCCAGGTTAATTGCCGATTTGGATGATAATGAGGCGTAAAATGAAAAAAACAGCTATCGCAGTTGCAGTGGCACTGGCTAGCTTCGCGACTATCGCGCAGGCAGCTCCTAAAGACAATACCTGGTACACCGGTGGTAAACTGGGCGTGTCTCAATTCCACGATACTGGTTTCTACGGCAATGGTTACACTGGTGTCAACAACAACCCAATCAAAAGCAAGTTAGGCGCTGGTGCGTTTGTTGGTTACCAAGCCAACCCGTACTTGGGCTTTGAACTGGGCTATGATTGGTTGGGCCGCATGAAATATGCAGGTTCTCCTTCTAACGCCGCAGACAGTGCTAGCTTCAAGGCACAAGGCATCCAACTGGCTACTAAACTGAGCTACCCAGTGATGCCAGATCTGGACGTTTATACCCGTCTGGGCGGTTTGGTATGGCGCGCTGACAGCCACGCTGACAGAAGCGGCACTCATCTCAACAACGATGACACTGGCGTTTCTCCGCTGGCTGCTGTGGGTATTGAGTACGCTATCGACAAAAACTGGGCTACCCGTGTTGACTACCAGTGGGTAAGCAACATTGGTGACGCTGGTACCGTTGGTGCCCGTCCAGACAACCTGCTGATGAGCGTTGGCCTGTCTTACCGTTTCGGCCAAGATGACCGTGTTGCACCCGTTGTTGCTCCGGCTCCAACCCCAGCACCCGCTCCAGTTGTTGAAACCAAGCGTTTCACCCTGAAATCTGACGTTCTGTTCAACTTCAACAAAGCAACGCTGAAAGCAGAAGGCCAGCAATCACTGGATCAACTGTACACTCAACTGAGCTCTCTGGATCCGAAAGACGGTTCTGTTGTTGTTCTGGGCTTCACTGACCGTTTAGGTTCAGAGCAATACAACCAAGCTCTGTCTGAAAAACGTGCACAGAGCGTAGTGGATTACCTGGTTTCTAAAGGTATCCCTGCGAATAAAGTCTCTGCTCGTGGCTTGGGTAAATCTCAACCAGTTACCGGTTCTACCTGTGACAACGTGAAACCTCGTGCTGCGCTGATTGACTGCCTGGCACCGGATCGTCGCGTAGAGATCGAAGTTAAAGGCATCAAAGATGTTGTAACTCAGCCTCAGGCTTAAGTTATTAATAAAAAAAACCTCGCTCCGGCGAGGTTTTTTTATGAAGGTCATCCTTGTCCATCATACTGCGGGCCGTTGCTACGCAACGTTGAAAAATGCTCCCTGCGTTTTTTTATGCCTGTTTCTTTGCCAGATAGATGCCGCTCACTTTTCGTCTTTGTTCAGAATGGCTTTAAGATCCTGCTTGAGCAGCGACATCTGGCTGGCATATTTCTCTTTATGCTCGGCATCTTCAATTAACTGTACAATCGTTTCTGACAAGGTCACCCCACGCCTCTGAGCGAGAGCCGCAAGGCGCTGCCAGACTAAATATTCTAAATCGATTGATTTCTTGCGCGTATGTTGGTGCTCCGCATTAAAATGGCGTTTACGCCGTGCGCGGATCGTCTGCTTCATCCGATTTTCTAAGGTGGGATTCATACATTGCGCAATCCACTCCAACACTTTCACTGGCTGGTTTTCCATTTTCAGCAATGCCTGCACAGCATCATCCGCCGCACTTTGCTCCAGAAAACGCGTAACCGCTTCTCCCTCGCGATGCTTTTTCACCAGATATTTCCATTTCCACCCGCACTCAAGATTTTCTAGTTGTTGATATTTCATATTAAATTCTTCAGTGACCGCGTAACGTTACTTTCAGCATAACAGTTTTCCCTGATTTTGGCCGCTTTCTGGCAGTCCTCTCGCTGTTTTTAAGATGATTAGCCAAACATGATCCAACTTCAACGTGTGAAAGATGACGGAGAGATGACTCTCCTTATGCGTAGTCCGCATTATTCTTGTATAATCACGCTTTTCCTTTAGACGATTACATTGATACTTTGACCAGTAACCGACTCTCATGGCAGCATTTACTGCCTAATAATACGCCTTATCAAACGCTATTCACTCAGGCAGCTCAGCTTGCTCCTGCTGAATTCTCCGCTATTCAGTCGCGTCTGGCAGATAGCCTGACGCTCTTTTGCCACCCTCGTTCCCCTTCCCGCTTTATGCTGTTGAAAGCGCAAGAGAACGATGAATACATGGCATTGATCGCCCGGGCGCTGAGCGCCATCAGGCCAGACTCCGGGGCGATACATGGCAGTAAATACATCATTGAGGATCGTTATATCCGGGTCGAACCCGCCACACAGCCTGCGGATAATTTTGCCGCACAGCAATCCTGTGGCTATCAGGAATGGATCGAACCCGAACAACTCTTCGGCTGTCTGCGCAATTTCCACGATGAAATCACGCTGCATCCTGGACTGATTCATCAAGTTAATGGCGGCACGTTGATCCTGTCAGCCAGAGCATTGCTGGCCCAGCCTTTAATGTGGCTGCGTCTAAAGCAGGTTATGGCTGAGGGGCTCTATCGCTGGCAATCGCCAGACGAGCGCAAACCACTTCCCGTTGATGTGCCTCCGATCCCACTTGATATTCGTCTGATTATTCTCGGTGACCGGGAAAGTCTGGCGGATATTCATGATATGGAGCCAGAATTAGGCGAGCACGCAATTTACGGTGAGTTCGAAGCACAACTACAGTTGATTGAGACAGATGACATGGCGCGCTGGTGTACTTACATCAATGCGTTATGCAACGAAAATCAACTGCCGCTGCTGGATGCAGATGCCTGGCCGGCATTCGTGAACAGTGCAGTGCGTTACAGTGGCGATCAGGGCAATTTGCCATTATGCCCGCGCTGGCTAATCAGCCAGTTAAAATATGCGTCTCTGTACGCCAGAGATGGTCAGATTACAGAGCAGGCACTGGTCGATGCTATTGCCGCACGCCAATGGCGTGAGGGCTACCTGCGTGAACGTATGCAGGATGAAATAGAACTTGGCCAGATTTTGATCGAAACAGAAGGCGAAGTTGTCGGCCAGATTAACGGGCTCTCCGTATTGGAATTCCCCGGCTACCCCATTGCCTTTGGCGAACCGACACGTATCACCTGTGTCGTTCACGCCGGCGACGGTGAGTTCACTGATGTCGAACGCAAAGCCGAACTTGCTGGCAATTTACACGCTAAAGGCATGATGATCATGCAGGCGTTCCTGATTACCGAACTGGAACTTGATCAACAACTTCCTTTCTCAGCATCCATAGTCTTTGAGCAATCGTACAGCGAAGTTGATGGTGACAGTGCCTCACTGGCAGAGCTGTGTGCTCTGATCAGCGCCCTATCTTTACAACCAATCAATCAGCAGTTCGCCGTTACCGGTTCCGTCGATCAATTTGGTCATGTGCAACCAATTGGTGGCGTGAATGAGAAAATAGAAGGGTTCTTTGAGGTTTGCCAGCGTCGTGGATTAACGGGAACTCAAGGCGTGATTTTACCTGCGGCTAACCTACGCCATCTCTGTTTACAGGAGGATGTGGTTGAGGCGGTACGCGAAGGGAAATTCCATTTGTTCCCCGTAGAAACTGCACCGGAAGCGGTGACATTACTGACCAATTTAGCCTATGACGATGAGCAGCAGCCAAGTCTGTTAGCGGCGATCCGTGAGCGAATTGGACAACTTTTACCGCAGGAACGTAGACGTTTTCCTTGGTTTTTCCGTTAAACCAACTGGTTCAACCAGACGCAACAGACTTGCCCAGCGTACAGGTGTACGCTAACCTGCGTGCTTCATTAAAACAAGGCTTACAGAGACCATGGTAGATAAACGCGAATCCTATACAAAAGAAGACCTCCTTGCCTCCAGTCGTGGTGAACTGTTCGGTCCGCAAGGCCCCCAGTTGCCCGCCCCTAACATGCTAATGATGGACCGTGTCGTTAAAATGACGGAAGACGGCGGTAAATATGGCAAAGGCTATGTGGAAGCCGAATTGGATATCACGCCTGACCTGTGGTTCTTCGGTTGCCATTTCATCGGCGATCCGGTCATGCCAGGCTGCCTCGGTCTGGATGCTATGTGGCAACTGGTCGGCTTCTATCTGGGCTGGTTGGGTGGCGAAGGCAAAGGCCGCGCACTTGGCGTAGGTGAAGTTAAATTCACAGGACAAGTTCTGCCAACAGCGAAAAAAGTCACTTACCGCATTCACTTCAAACGCGTAATTAATCGCCGTTTAGTGATGGGAATTGCTGATGGCGAAGTGCTGGTTGATGGTCAGCAGATTTATACCGCTGACGAACTGAAAGTCGGTCTGTTTAAAGATACTAGTTCTTTCTAAGCGTCAGATAATATCGCGGGCGAAAAACTTTTCGCCCGCGATATCTCGTTCATATCTCCGATTGCATCCAAGCGTAACCTAAAGCACTCGACTTAGCATGATGGATTTTTAAGTTCGCTGGTAATCGACTGCCGCACGTCTTGTGGTATCTTCAACTCGGTTGCTAACGCATCCAGATAGCTTTTCTCCATGAAGTGATCGATATCAATGACCGCACAACTCAGGAAGTAGATCTCAAGCGCCTCTTCTTCATTCTTCACATCTTTCGCCAGCAAAATCGGGTCGAGCGGGTGTTCTATGGCTTCCTGTACCCAGCGATGCGCCTCGCTGCCTAATTGCAGTTGCTGAATATTCTCATCAATGCGCTGTTTCTCAGTGGCATCAATGTGTCCATCGCTCTTAGCAGCAAAAACCAGAGCCTGAATCAAACGTCGGGCACGAATATTATCAGTCGAGAATTGGGTACCAAACTGTGGATCGTCCTGATGCGTGTCACGAACACGTTTCTTATACTGGTTCCATAGCACCACACCCGCTGCTGCACTGCCACCAATGATCAGGGCATTTTTACCCAATGAACCTATGATTTTCCGAGTGGATTTATTTGACAATAAGACACCAGCCAAACCGCCCAGCGCGGCGGGCTTCAGCAGGTCGCCCAAATTACCGTTTTTCCCCCCTTGATGATGATTCCCCTGCTTGCTACCGGAGTTCAATAAGCCCTGAATCTGCTGCAGCCAATTATTCATTCTCATTCCTCAAGGAAAAGTGATATCGCGGATGGTGTTATCACTCATAGTAATGGTGCGGAAGGCGTTTGTTTGTCAGATTGAGTATAACAATGAAAAGTATGGAGCGCGTTTCTACGCCGCAGCACGATGAGACAGTCCGGCGTTGGTACGTTGATCATTCCGGTTGTCTTTACGTTGTTATGGCTCTCCGTTTTCGGCAACCGTGCGCTTTATCTGGCGATCAACGGCAATAGGGAAGCGCCGAGCAATACACTCACCTTCTCTGGCACAGGCCCCCATCGCCTATAAGGCTGAAATAAATGGCTGTTTTTCAAATAGTTAATACAGCATAATTTGTTTTTCCTTCATCGTATTTTTCCCAAATTTATGGGCTGTGCCGCATTCTTTGCTTCCACGATTTGCGCTTTATTTTTGAAACGGTATACTGCACACATCAAATTGAAATACAGTTTTAAAAAATGTATTTGTCCGCCACAGAAAAGGAACGAACATGAAAATTGCACTGATTAACGAGAACAGCCAGGCTGCCAAAAACGCCATCATCGCCGAGTCTCTGACCAAAGCGGTTGCACCATTGGGTCACACTGTACACAACTACGGCCAATATGCCGTTGAAGATGCAGCGCAACTGACTTACATCCAGAACGGTATTCTGGCAGCTATCCTGCTGAACTCTGGCGCGGCTGATTTCGTTGTGACCGGTTGCGGTACTGGCCAAGGCGCAATGCTGGCTTGTAACTCCTTCCCTGGCGTAATCTGCGGTCTGGTTGTTGACCCATCTGATGCTTACCTGTTCTCCCAGATCAACAACGGTAATGCAGTATCTCTTCCTTACGCTAAAGGCTTTGGCTGGGGCGCTGAACTGAACCTGGAAAATCTGTTTACCCAACTGTTCAAAGAAGAAGGCGGCAGAGGCTATCCGAGCGATCGCGTTGCTCCTCAACAGCGTAACAAGAAAATTTTGGATGCCGTAAAAGCTGTGACCTACAACGATCTGATCACCATCCTGAAAGGTCTTGATCAGGATCTGGTTAAAGGTGCCATTGCAGGTCCTAAATTCCAAGAATACTTCTTCGCTAACAGCAAAGACGAAGCATTGACCAGCTTTATCAAAACACTGCTGGCGTAATCGTCCAATCGCTGACAAAAAACCACAGACCATAAAGGGCTGTGGTTTTTTTATGCCAATTCCTCACTCATTTTGCCTGTATTTTGACAGTGCCGTTACACGGACTATCAGTTACCGTTCAATGCTTAGCCAGACGCACCGATAGCGCTAAATACTGCTTGACCGAAGCTGAGTGACTCCCTATAGTAGCGCCCCGTTGCCCCTTGTAGGCAACCCCCGGTGAGGTGTCCGAGAGGCTGAAGGAGCACGCCTGGAAAGTGTGTATACGTGAAAACGTATCAAGGGTTCGAATCCCTTCCTCACCGCCATACAATTAACAAAATCAATAAATTATCTATTATATTTGGTTTTGTCCTGCATAAAGTAATGCATAAAAGTTCGCTCCGGCGGACTTTTTTACTTTTTGGGATCCAACATTCCTTTCATGAGGCTGATGTTTTCCTGCACCAACTTCCCAACAGACAGATAAAGAAAAGCTCAGGGTATGGCTATAACCCTCTTCCTTCATTAGGTTTGACAACATCACTGTCTGGCGAATACTCCGCTCCTCGGTATGGGATGATTGACTACAATTCCCCACAGGAGACCTTAGGGACGGTTTTTCAGGAAAAAGTAAGCTTCTCCCCCTCACCTGTAGACACGGGCATAACCTTTAGATACATACGTAAGAGCTTTCCAGAATTATCACGAGAGTGATGATAATATTTACCCGTTATTTGTTCATTTGGTTAATTTATTAACTTTACTGAGACAGGAGTCAGCAATGATAGTAAGAACATGGCATGGCTGTGTGCCATTGCAGCATGCAGAAGGTTTTGCAACTCATCTTCAATTAACCGGTGTCAAACATTCGCAAGGCATAACAGGTAATCAGGGCGCTTTTGTTAAGCGAGTCACTCAGGGGAACTGGGAACATTTTTTCCTTGCGACTTATTGGACTGACATTGATGCAATTAAGGCTTTTGCTGGTGAAGATTATCATATCGCCGTAACCTACCCTGAAGATGATAAATTTTGCCTTTTATCTGATCCTTATGTTTTTCAACATGAAGTTCAGGCTATACAGTCGTTGTAAATTTAGTGATAAGCCACATAGGAAAAAATAACATCGCCTGATGCGGCAATGGTCGGCTGATGTTCTGGACGCTAATAGCAACAATATGGTTAGGCCGTTTGAGTTTGCACAGAAGGGATAAAATTAAGCTAAGGTCATGGATGACTGATACCATCAAGGTGATAATAACTGTTAGAACATAAAAGCAGTAAAAACATCAGACCACTCAAAGCACCTATCGTAAGTTATTATTGATTTTGATAATGAAACTCATTATCATGAAAATCAAAGATTATAAGATAAAAACACCTACACACCTTCAATCAGGCAAGGAGTTGCTGTTATGGAATTGAAACTTCGTTCATTTTTAAGTAACGAGAGTGGCGCTACTGCAATTGAATACGGCATTTTGGCAGCGTTGATAGCTACAGCAATGAGTTTTATCTTTGGTGATAGTGGTATTTTTATTAATGCGCTTAATGAG contains these protein-coding regions:
- the yccS gene encoding YccS family putative transporter, coding for MLTFAPGIRRYVYNSSWLYSIRILIALSGAAAVPWWLGQPTSTIPVTLGVVAAALTDLDDRLSGRLRNLFITLSCFFVASVSIELLFPYPWLFGIGLAVSTCGFILLGALGQRYATIAFGALLIAIYTMLGISLYDNWYQQPIMLLIGASWYNLLTLLGHLIFPIRPLQDNLAQCYQQLSRYLDAKANLFDPDIEEDTNKPLIDVAMANSQLVATLNQTKSSLLTRLRGDRGQRGTRQTLHYYFVAQDIHERASSSHVYYPQLREKLRYSDVLFRFQRLLSMQAKACQQLSQSILLHQKYQHDSRIERAFVHLESAIARIAANKMADSAQIKALTYLLNNLRAIDAQLATIESEQAIEQENNPENTLADDNITGWSDIRLRISRHLTPQSALFRHAIRMSVLLCSGYALIQITGLQHGYWILLTSLFVCQPNYNATRRRLTLRVIGTLTGILIGLPILYFVPSQEGQLTLIVISGVLFFAFRNVQYAHATMFITLLVLLCFNLLGEGFEVAVPRIIDTLLGCAIAWAAVSFIWPDWRFRGLPTVINKTLNANCRYLDAIMVQYHQGKDNSLPYRIARRDAHNCDAELASVVSNMSSEPHTTRNKLDNAFRFMCLNHTLLSYISTLGAHRGKITSSETLQCLDDAVCHVDDALHCREEESLRINQGLETIATSIQSLSLESDSKESLVIQQIGLLIGLLPELVQLKNDMIAQ
- a CDS encoding BCCT family transporter, with translation MRQSGVGTLIIPVVFTLLWLSVFGNRALYLAINGNREAPSNTLTFSGTGPHRL
- a CDS encoding AAA family ATPase, with the translated sequence MYNHAFPLDDYIDTLTSNRLSWQHLLPNNTPYQTLFTQAAQLAPAEFSAIQSRLADSLTLFCHPRSPSRFMLLKAQENDEYMALIARALSAIRPDSGAIHGSKYIIEDRYIRVEPATQPADNFAAQQSCGYQEWIEPEQLFGCLRNFHDEITLHPGLIHQVNGGTLILSARALLAQPLMWLRLKQVMAEGLYRWQSPDERKPLPVDVPPIPLDIRLIILGDRESLADIHDMEPELGEHAIYGEFEAQLQLIETDDMARWCTYINALCNENQLPLLDADAWPAFVNSAVRYSGDQGNLPLCPRWLISQLKYASLYARDGQITEQALVDAIAARQWREGYLRERMQDEIELGQILIETEGEVVGQINGLSVLEFPGYPIAFGEPTRITCVVHAGDGEFTDVERKAELAGNLHAKGMMIMQAFLITELELDQQLPFSASIVFEQSYSEVDGDSASLAELCALISALSLQPINQQFAVTGSVDQFGHVQPIGGVNEKIEGFFEVCQRRGLTGTQGVILPAANLRHLCLQEDVVEAVREGKFHLFPVETAPEAVTLLTNLAYDDEQQPSLLAAIRERIGQLLPQERRRFPWFFR
- a CDS encoding RpiB/LacA/LacB family sugar-phosphate isomerase, encoding MKIALINENSQAAKNAIIAESLTKAVAPLGHTVHNYGQYAVEDAAQLTYIQNGILAAILLNSGAADFVVTGCGTGQGAMLACNSFPGVICGLVVDPSDAYLFSQINNGNAVSLPYAKGFGWGAELNLENLFTQLFKEEGGRGYPSDRVAPQQRNKKILDAVKAVTYNDLITILKGLDQDLVKGAIAGPKFQEYFFANSKDEALTSFIKTLLA
- the ompA gene encoding porin OmpA, with the translated sequence MKKTAIAVAVALASFATIAQAAPKDNTWYTGGKLGVSQFHDTGFYGNGYTGVNNNPIKSKLGAGAFVGYQANPYLGFELGYDWLGRMKYAGSPSNAADSASFKAQGIQLATKLSYPVMPDLDVYTRLGGLVWRADSHADRSGTHLNNDDTGVSPLAAVGIEYAIDKNWATRVDYQWVSNIGDAGTVGARPDNLLMSVGLSYRFGQDDRVAPVVAPAPTPAPAPVVETKRFTLKSDVLFNFNKATLKAEGQQSLDQLYTQLSSLDPKDGSVVVLGFTDRLGSEQYNQALSEKRAQSVVDYLVSKGIPANKVSARGLGKSQPVTGSTCDNVKPRAALIDCLAPDRRVEIEVKGIKDVVTQPQA
- a CDS encoding TfoX/Sxy family DNA transformation protein yields the protein MKQSCKKRILQSQHSFSSLGDITSRSQFGGYSIAANKTIFGLVSEGELYLRASKKDEKYFQQRDMPHLIYTKRGMPLPLNYFLVDEVLWQEPVQLLAFARLALMGAQYDQIVKNSSGRLKDLPNLNHDIERLLWKAGIKNIDELQHYGAKDSYLELRKVRANLSVNVLLALAGAICGTHQAALPHSVRNELLEWYKNNAVSKGPKH
- a CDS encoding tellurite resistance TerB family protein — its product is MNNWLQQIQGLLNSGSKQGNHHQGGKNGNLGDLLKPAALGGLAGVLLSNKSTRKIIGSLGKNALIIGGSAAAGVVLWNQYKKRVRDTHQDDPQFGTQFSTDNIRARRLIQALVFAAKSDGHIDATEKQRIDENIQQLQLGSEAHRWVQEAIEHPLDPILLAKDVKNEEEALEIYFLSCAVIDIDHFMEKSYLDALATELKIPQDVRQSITSELKNPSC
- the sulA gene encoding SOS-induced cell division inhibitor SulA, encoding MRTQSISSHNVQSSSFSTNQHTVKPSVATGGIISEVVYNADQPIVTHLLLPLLQQLGAQSRWLLWLSPQQKLSRPWVQQSGLPLDKIVQLNHINPLFTVDAMERALLTGNYSAVLCWLPHELTEEEKVRLQGAAQAGNTYGFIMRPENASGDAYRLFPSLKIHSTLYH
- the matP gene encoding macrodomain Ter protein MatP, which produces MKYQQLENLECGWKWKYLVKKHREGEAVTRFLEQSAADDAVQALLKMENQPVKVLEWIAQCMNPTLENRMKQTIRARRKRHFNAEHQHTRKKSIDLEYLVWQRLAALAQRRGVTLSETIVQLIEDAEHKEKYASQMSLLKQDLKAILNKDEK
- a CDS encoding Flp family type IVb pilin, yielding MELKLRSFLSNESGATAIEYGILAALIATAMSFIFGDSGIFINALNEKFDDTHQIIRSCGKDKPSVSCFAVEK
- the fabA gene encoding bifunctional 3-hydroxydecanoyl-ACP dehydratase/trans-2-decenoyl-ACP isomerase, which encodes MVDKRESYTKEDLLASSRGELFGPQGPQLPAPNMLMMDRVVKMTEDGGKYGKGYVEAELDITPDLWFFGCHFIGDPVMPGCLGLDAMWQLVGFYLGWLGGEGKGRALGVGEVKFTGQVLPTAKKVTYRIHFKRVINRRLVMGIADGEVLVDGQQIYTADELKVGLFKDTSSF